From Streptomyces sp. TLI_105, the proteins below share one genomic window:
- a CDS encoding MaoC family dehydratase: MQFGRTYEEFEVGAVYKHWPGKTVTEYDDHLFCLLTMNHHPLHMDVNYAENTTDFGKNVVVGNYIYSLLLGMSVPDVSGKAIANLEIESLRHVAPTFHGDTIYGETTVLDKTPSKSKNDRGIVYVETKGYKQDGTLVCVFRRKVMVPTETYIKERGGEQPGRPELIEPSKKSEK, from the coding sequence ATGCAGTTCGGCCGTACCTACGAAGAGTTCGAAGTCGGTGCCGTCTACAAGCACTGGCCCGGAAAGACGGTCACCGAGTACGACGACCACCTCTTCTGTCTGCTGACGATGAACCACCATCCGCTGCACATGGATGTGAACTACGCCGAGAACACGACGGATTTCGGCAAGAACGTCGTCGTCGGCAACTACATCTACTCGCTGCTGCTCGGCATGTCCGTGCCGGACGTCTCGGGCAAGGCGATCGCCAACCTGGAGATCGAGTCGCTGCGGCACGTGGCGCCGACCTTCCACGGCGACACGATCTACGGCGAGACGACGGTCCTCGACAAGACCCCGTCGAAGTCGAAGAACGACCGCGGCATCGTCTACGTCGAGACCAAGGGCTACAAGCAGGACGGCACCCTCGTCTGCGTCTTCCGCCGCAAGGTGATGGTCCCCACCGAGACGTACATCAAGGAGCGCGGCGGCGAGCAGCCCGGCCGCCCCGAGCTCATCGAGCCCTCCAAGAAGTCGGAGAAGTAG
- a CDS encoding protein meaA: protein MTERQKDRPWLMRTYAGHSTAEASNELYRRNLAKGQTGLSVAFDLPTQTGYDPDHILARGEVGRVGVPVSHLGDMRRLFQDIPLEQMNTSMTINATAMWLLALYQVAAEEQGADITQLQGTTQNDIVKEYLSRGTHVFPPGPSLRLTTDMIAYTVKHIPKWNPINICSYHLQEAGATPVQEISYAMATAIAVLDSVRDSGQVPEDRFGEVVARISFFVNAGVRFIEEMCKMRAFGRIWDKITLERYGIENAKQRRFRYGVQVNSLGLTEAQPENNVQRIVLEMLAVTLSKDARARAVQLPAWNEALGLPRPWDQQWSLRIQQVLAHESDLLEYEDIFAGSHVIEAKVDALVEECLAEIDRIQEMGGAMAAVESGYLKSQLVSSHAERRARIEAGDEKIVGVNIFQSTEENPLTADLDTAIMTVDPAVEARVVGSLKTWRDNRYQPPFNHPRPCKALERLKEAAKGTENLMEATLECARAGVTTGEWAGALREVFGEFRAPTGVSSAPVAVTAEAGTPLALVREKVARTAEDLNCGRLRLLVGKPGLDGHSNGAEQIAVRARDAGFEVVYQGIRLTPEQIVDAALAEDVHCVGLSILSGSHSELVPDVLVRLREAGAPDIPVIVGGIIPNADAAELKRAGVAAVFTPKDFGITEIIGRIVDEIRQANKLSPLESTEVLA from the coding sequence ATGACTGAGCGCCAGAAGGACCGGCCGTGGCTCATGCGGACGTACGCCGGTCACTCGACCGCCGAGGCGTCCAACGAGCTGTACCGGCGCAACCTCGCCAAGGGTCAGACCGGCCTCTCGGTCGCGTTCGACCTGCCGACGCAGACCGGGTACGACCCCGACCACATCCTCGCCCGCGGCGAGGTCGGCCGGGTCGGCGTCCCCGTCTCGCACCTCGGTGACATGCGCCGGCTGTTCCAGGACATCCCCCTGGAGCAGATGAACACCTCGATGACCATCAACGCCACCGCCATGTGGCTGCTGGCGCTCTACCAGGTGGCCGCCGAGGAGCAGGGTGCGGACATCACCCAGCTCCAGGGCACCACCCAGAACGACATCGTGAAGGAGTACCTGTCGCGCGGGACGCACGTCTTCCCGCCCGGCCCCTCGCTCCGCCTCACGACGGACATGATCGCGTACACGGTCAAGCACATCCCGAAGTGGAACCCGATCAACATCTGCAGCTACCACCTGCAGGAGGCCGGGGCCACGCCGGTCCAGGAGATCTCGTACGCGATGGCCACCGCGATCGCGGTCCTCGACTCGGTCCGCGACTCCGGTCAGGTCCCCGAGGACCGCTTCGGCGAGGTCGTCGCCCGCATCTCCTTCTTCGTGAACGCGGGCGTCCGCTTCATCGAGGAGATGTGCAAGATGCGCGCCTTCGGCCGCATCTGGGACAAGATCACGCTGGAGCGGTACGGCATCGAGAACGCCAAGCAGCGCCGGTTCCGCTACGGCGTCCAGGTCAACTCCCTCGGTCTGACCGAGGCGCAGCCGGAGAACAACGTCCAGCGGATCGTCCTGGAGATGCTGGCCGTCACCCTCTCCAAGGACGCCCGCGCGCGTGCCGTGCAGCTCCCCGCCTGGAACGAGGCCCTCGGCCTCCCCCGGCCCTGGGACCAGCAGTGGTCGCTGCGCATCCAGCAGGTGCTCGCCCACGAGTCCGACCTGCTGGAGTACGAGGACATCTTCGCCGGCTCGCACGTGATCGAGGCCAAGGTGGACGCCCTCGTCGAGGAGTGCCTGGCCGAGATCGACCGGATCCAGGAGATGGGCGGCGCGATGGCCGCCGTCGAGTCCGGCTACCTCAAGTCGCAGCTGGTCTCCTCGCACGCCGAGCGGCGCGCCCGGATCGAGGCCGGCGACGAGAAGATCGTCGGCGTGAACATCTTCCAGTCGACCGAGGAGAACCCCCTCACCGCCGACCTGGACACCGCGATCATGACGGTCGACCCGGCGGTCGAGGCCCGGGTCGTCGGCTCGCTGAAGACCTGGCGCGACAACCGCTACCAGCCGCCGTTCAACCACCCGCGGCCCTGCAAGGCCCTGGAGCGCCTCAAGGAGGCCGCGAAGGGCACGGAGAACCTCATGGAGGCCACCCTGGAGTGCGCCCGCGCCGGGGTCACCACCGGTGAGTGGGCCGGGGCCCTGCGCGAGGTGTTCGGCGAGTTCCGCGCCCCGACGGGCGTCTCCTCCGCCCCGGTCGCCGTGACGGCCGAGGCGGGCACGCCGCTCGCGCTGGTCCGCGAGAAGGTGGCCCGCACCGCCGAGGACCTGAACTGCGGGCGGCTGCGGCTGCTCGTCGGCAAGCCGGGCCTGGACGGGCACTCCAACGGGGCCGAGCAGATCGCCGTACGCGCGCGTGACGCCGGTTTCGAGGTGGTCTACCAGGGCATCCGGCTGACCCCCGAGCAGATCGTCGACGCCGCCCTGGCGGAGGACGTGCACTGCGTGGGCCTGTCGATCCTCTCCGGCTCGCACTCCGAGCTGGTCCCGGACGTCCTCGTCCGCCTCCGCGAGGCGGGCGCCCCGGACATCCCGGTCATCGTCGGCGGAATCATCCCGAACGCCGACGCCGCAGAACTGAAGCGCGCGGGCGTGGCCGCCGTCTTCACACCGAAGGACTTCGGTATCACGGAGATCATCGGCCGTATCGTCGACGAGATCCGGCAAGCGAACAAGCTCAGCCCCCTGGAAAGTACGGAGGTCCTCGCATGA
- the ccrA gene encoding crotonyl-CoA carboxylase/reductase has product MKEILDAIQSPDSTSADFANIKLPESYRAVTVHKDEAEMFAGVESRDKDPRKSLHLDDVKLPELGPGEALVAVMASSVNYNSVWTSIFEPVSTFGFLERYGRLSELTKRHDLPYHVIGSDLAGVVLRTGPGVNAWQPGDEVVAHCLSVELESSDGHNDTMLDPEQRIWGFETNFGGLAEIALVKSNQLMPKPGHLSWEEAAAPGLVNSTAYRQLVSRNGAGMKQGDNVLIWGASGGLGSYATQFALAGGANPICVVSSPEKADICRSMGAEAVIDRNAEGYKFWKDENTQDPREWKRFGSKIRELTGGEDIDIVFEHPGRETFGASVYVTRKGGTITTCASTSGYMHQYDNRYLWMSLKRIIGSHFANYREAWEANRLIAKGKIHPTLSKVYSLEETGQAAYDVHRNLHQGKVGVLALAPQEGLGVSNPELRAQHIDAINRFRNI; this is encoded by the coding sequence GTGAAGGAAATCCTGGACGCGATCCAGTCCCCGGACTCCACGTCCGCCGACTTCGCGAACATCAAGCTCCCCGAGTCGTACCGGGCCGTCACCGTCCACAAGGACGAGGCGGAGATGTTCGCCGGTGTCGAGAGCCGAGACAAGGACCCGCGCAAGTCGCTCCACCTCGACGACGTCAAGCTCCCCGAGCTCGGCCCGGGCGAGGCGCTCGTGGCCGTCATGGCGAGCTCGGTCAACTACAACTCGGTCTGGACCTCGATCTTCGAGCCGGTCTCGACCTTCGGCTTCCTGGAGCGCTACGGTCGGCTCTCCGAGCTCACCAAGCGCCACGACCTGCCGTACCACGTCATCGGCTCCGACCTCGCGGGCGTCGTCCTGCGCACCGGCCCGGGCGTCAACGCCTGGCAGCCCGGCGACGAGGTCGTCGCGCACTGCCTCTCGGTCGAGCTGGAGTCCTCGGACGGCCACAACGACACGATGCTCGACCCCGAGCAGCGCATCTGGGGCTTCGAGACCAACTTCGGCGGCCTCGCCGAGATCGCCCTCGTCAAGTCCAACCAGCTGATGCCGAAGCCCGGCCACCTGAGCTGGGAGGAGGCGGCGGCCCCCGGCCTCGTCAACTCCACCGCCTACCGCCAGCTGGTCTCCCGCAACGGCGCCGGCATGAAGCAGGGCGACAACGTCCTCATCTGGGGTGCGAGCGGCGGACTCGGCTCGTACGCCACGCAGTTCGCCCTGGCCGGCGGCGCCAACCCGATCTGTGTCGTCTCCTCCCCCGAGAAGGCCGACATCTGCCGGTCCATGGGCGCCGAGGCGGTCATCGACCGCAACGCCGAGGGCTACAAGTTCTGGAAGGACGAGAACACCCAGGACCCGCGCGAGTGGAAGCGCTTCGGCTCCAAGATCCGCGAGCTGACCGGCGGCGAGGACATCGACATCGTCTTCGAGCACCCGGGCCGCGAGACCTTCGGCGCCTCCGTGTACGTCACCCGCAAGGGCGGCACCATCACCACCTGCGCCTCGACCTCGGGCTACATGCACCAGTACGACAACCGCTACCTGTGGATGTCGCTGAAGCGCATCATCGGCTCGCACTTCGCGAACTACCGCGAGGCGTGGGAGGCCAACCGCCTGATCGCCAAGGGCAAGATCCACCCGACGCTGTCGAAGGTCTACTCCCTGGAGGAGACCGGCCAGGCCGCGTACGACGTCCACCGCAACCTGCACCAGGGCAAGGTCGGCGTCCTCGCCCTCGCCCCGCAGGAGGGCCTGGGCGTCAGCAACCCGGAGCTCCGGGCCCAGCACATCGACGCCATCAACCGCTTCCGGAACATCTGA
- a CDS encoding CoA ester lyase, with the protein MTSPVNRLRPRRSCLAVPGSNPRFLEKAQGLAADQVFLDLEDACAPLAKPEARHTIVKFLNEGDWTGKTRVVRVNDWTTHWTYRDVVTVVEGAGQNLDCIMLPKVQDAQQIVALDLLLTQIEKTMGFEVGKIGIEAQIENAQGLTNVNAIAQASQRVETIIFGPADFMASINMKSLVVGEQPPGYPADAYHHILMSILMAARANNLQAIDGPYLQIRNQEGYKAVAQRAAALGFDGKWVLHPDQVAAANEIFSPSQEDYDHAELILDAYDYYTSEAGGKKGSAMLGDEMIDEASRKMALVISGKGRAAGMQRTSKFEIPEA; encoded by the coding sequence ATGACCAGCCCTGTGAACCGGCTCCGCCCCCGCCGCTCCTGCCTGGCGGTCCCCGGCTCCAACCCGCGCTTCCTCGAGAAGGCCCAGGGCCTCGCCGCCGACCAGGTCTTCCTCGACCTGGAGGACGCGTGCGCCCCGCTGGCCAAGCCCGAGGCCCGGCACACCATCGTGAAGTTCCTGAACGAGGGCGACTGGACCGGCAAGACCCGCGTGGTCCGCGTCAACGACTGGACGACCCACTGGACCTACCGTGACGTCGTCACGGTCGTCGAGGGCGCCGGCCAGAACCTCGACTGCATCATGCTGCCGAAGGTCCAGGACGCCCAGCAGATCGTCGCCCTCGACCTGCTGCTCACGCAGATCGAGAAGACCATGGGCTTCGAGGTCGGCAAGATCGGCATCGAGGCGCAGATCGAGAACGCGCAGGGCCTGACCAACGTCAACGCGATCGCGCAGGCCTCCCAGCGCGTCGAGACGATCATCTTCGGCCCGGCCGACTTCATGGCCTCCATCAACATGAAGTCCCTCGTCGTCGGCGAGCAGCCGCCCGGCTACCCGGCGGACGCGTACCACCACATCCTCATGAGCATCCTGATGGCGGCCCGCGCCAACAACCTCCAGGCGATCGACGGCCCCTACCTGCAGATCCGCAACCAGGAGGGCTACAAGGCGGTCGCGCAGCGCGCCGCCGCCCTGGGCTTCGACGGCAAGTGGGTGCTGCACCCGGACCAGGTCGCCGCCGCGAACGAGATCTTCTCGCCCTCGCAGGAGGACTACGACCACGCCGAGCTGATCCTCGACGCGTACGACTACTACACGTCCGAGGCCGGCGGCAAGAAGGGCTCCGCGATGCTCGGCGACGAGATGATCGACGAGGCCTCCCGCAAGATGGCCCTGGTCATCTCCGGCAAGGGCCGCGCCGCCGGCATGCAGCGCACCAGCAAGTTCGAGATCCCGGAGGCCTGA
- a CDS encoding phosphatidylserine decarboxylase yields MPDSRTSAHRDSLKGARIARGASPWLLPTLATAALSLVRARKSRRAAAIAVPTTALAAGMLWFFRDPEREIAQGRVISPADGVVQSIMPWKDGRTRVAIFMSPLNVHVNRAPLAGTVTSVEHVPGGFVPAFNKESENNERVVWHFDTELGDIEMVQIAGAVARRIVPYIPQGTKVEQGDRIGLIRFGSRVDIYLPEGVEVAVEVGQVTTAGVTRIDRD; encoded by the coding sequence ATGCCCGACAGTCGAACCTCTGCACATCGCGACAGCCTCAAGGGCGCGCGCATCGCACGCGGAGCATCGCCGTGGCTTCTGCCGACCCTCGCCACCGCGGCGCTCAGCCTCGTGCGCGCGCGCAAGTCGAGGCGTGCCGCGGCCATCGCCGTGCCGACCACCGCTCTCGCGGCCGGCATGCTGTGGTTCTTCCGCGACCCGGAGCGCGAGATCGCTCAGGGCCGGGTCATCTCCCCCGCCGACGGTGTGGTGCAGAGCATCATGCCGTGGAAGGACGGACGCACCCGGGTCGCCATCTTCATGAGCCCGCTGAACGTCCACGTCAACCGCGCGCCGCTGGCCGGCACGGTGACGTCCGTGGAGCACGTCCCCGGTGGGTTCGTCCCGGCGTTCAACAAGGAGAGCGAGAACAACGAGCGCGTTGTCTGGCACTTCGACACCGAGCTCGGTGACATCGAGATGGTGCAGATCGCCGGCGCCGTCGCCCGACGGATCGTGCCGTACATCCCGCAGGGGACGAAGGTCGAGCAGGGTGACCGCATCGGTCTGATCCGGTTCGGCTCGCGCGTCGACATCTACCTCCCCGAAGGTGTCGAGGTCGCGGTCGAGGTCGGCCAGGTCACCACCGCGGGGGTGACTCGCATTGACCGTGATTGA
- a CDS encoding acyl-CoA dehydrogenase family protein, translated as MARLAQTHGLTDVQQEILATVRDFVDKEIIPVATELEHRDEYPQQIVDGLKELGVFGLMIPEEYGGLGESLLTYALCVEEIARGWMSVSGIINTHFIVAYMLKQHGTQEQKEYFLPRMAAGETRGAFSMSEPGLGSDVSAITSKAVKDGDEYVLNGQKMWLTNGGTSTLVAVLVRSDEGHPEGTAPHKSMTTFLVEKEPGFGEVRPGLTIPGKIDKMGYKGVDTTELIMDGLRIPANRVLGGVTGRGFYQMMDGVEVGRVNVAARGCGVAQRAFELGVSYAQQRHTFGKAIAQHQAIQFKLAEMATKVEAAHAMMVNAARKKDSGERNDLEAGMAKYLASEYCKEVVEDAFRIHGGYGFSKEYEIERLYREAPMLLIGEGTAEIQKMIIGRRLLEEYRFQG; from the coding sequence ATGGCGCGACTCGCCCAGACCCACGGTCTGACCGATGTCCAGCAGGAGATCCTCGCCACCGTCCGGGACTTCGTCGACAAGGAGATCATCCCGGTCGCGACGGAGCTGGAGCACCGCGACGAGTACCCGCAGCAGATCGTCGACGGGCTCAAGGAGCTCGGCGTCTTCGGCCTGATGATCCCCGAGGAGTACGGGGGCCTGGGCGAGTCGCTGCTCACCTACGCGCTGTGCGTGGAGGAGATCGCCCGCGGCTGGATGTCGGTCTCCGGCATCATCAACACCCACTTCATCGTGGCGTACATGCTCAAGCAGCACGGCACCCAGGAGCAGAAGGAGTACTTCCTTCCGCGGATGGCGGCCGGCGAGACGCGCGGCGCCTTCTCGATGTCGGAGCCGGGCCTCGGCTCGGACGTGTCGGCGATCACCTCGAAGGCGGTCAAGGACGGCGACGAGTACGTCCTCAACGGCCAGAAGATGTGGCTGACGAACGGCGGCACGTCAACGCTGGTGGCCGTTCTCGTCCGAAGTGACGAAGGACACCCGGAGGGCACGGCCCCCCACAAGTCGATGACGACCTTCCTCGTCGAGAAGGAGCCCGGCTTCGGAGAGGTCCGCCCCGGCCTCACGATCCCCGGCAAGATCGACAAGATGGGTTACAAGGGCGTCGACACGACCGAGCTCATCATGGACGGACTGCGCATTCCGGCCAATCGTGTGCTCGGCGGGGTCACCGGCCGAGGGTTTTACCAAATGATGGACGGTGTCGAGGTCGGCCGCGTGAACGTGGCGGCCCGCGGTTGCGGCGTCGCACAGCGTGCTTTCGAACTGGGTGTCTCGTATGCCCAGCAGCGTCACACTTTCGGCAAGGCGATCGCCCAGCACCAGGCGATCCAGTTCAAGCTGGCCGAAATGGCTACCAAGGTCGAGGCCGCTCATGCCATGATGGTGAACGCAGCACGCAAAAAGGACTCCGGGGAACGAAACGACCTCGAAGCAGGGATGGCGAAGTACCTCGCCTCCGAATACTGCAAGGAGGTCGTCGAGGACGCCTTCCGCATCCACGGTGGATACGGGTTCTCGAAGGAATACGAGATCGAGCGTCTCTACCGGGAAGCTCCGATGCTGCTCATCGGTGAAGGTACCGCCGAGATCCAGAAAATGATCATTGGTCGTCGGCTGCTCGAGGAGTACCGATTCCAGGGTTGA